TTCGTTTAGTTTGgtgtttttaaaatattttttttgtgcaaatgaaaaataaaatgaggacaaaatcaaaatataagacacttaaatatttaaaattatgttaagtGATGATGTATTTCACTATAGAACACTTATTGTGCTTAAAATACCATATTTGTCTTTGTCAAGAATGTGTGCCTCCGACTACTGCTCGAGGAAAACAAAAACGAAGACGGGTTCCTTTACATGACGTACATCAGTAAAAATACATTTGATTCCTCTtgaaaatttctttttaaaattaatgatcTAAATTGTAAATGTGTTGCTACTTTGATTTATTCATAAATAGCTTAGTTGCTAGTTGATTAAATTGTCAAGCTCGATTCTTCGGTGCATCAAATATTGAACTGAAGAATcaaacttttgaaaaaaatatcaatatcaaatcaaaaaatcaaagaaCTGAATTAGTTCAATTCactccatttttttttcttcgatttttccttatttatgcCACCCCTAAACTATATATCCACATGGAATTATATTGACTAATATTCATGCTCTCGCTAAATAGTTTCTTCCGAAATCTTTGGCGTATAAACCCAAATTCCGTAGCTTTAAAGAACTCTCCATTGCCGACACTGACAACTTTCAACTTCCATTAATTTTGTACgcagtgtatatatatactttttccGATTTTTCGTAATCaagtaatttaaatttaatcgcTATGCAGCCTTTTTATTTGAATCGTTATTATCAATAGTATTTTTAGTAATTACATTTCGAAAAATAGAAAGCTTTTTATAAGATTAGTGATTTTTTAAACGAGTCATTTTTTTTGGgtgaaaatattttagaaaatactttGTTTTTTTCTGCTAAAAATTATTACAAATTCCAATTGATTCAACAATTGGTcgtataatatttttaaatttttttaatgaaatttatatatctataaattaagtaaaaaatattatatattaaaataatttaacaatTTATGATCAAAATCGATTTATTTTTATGTAGAAATTCGAAAATTGACACCGCCGCAGAgggagtgtatatatatatgatgttccTGTTTCATTCACTTCCTTCTTCTCCACCCAAAAAAGCCATTTCTGTGTATCACAAAGCACAAAAATGTCGAATTCCGGTCCCCTGAACCCAAGCCCAGTTCCGAACTCCGATCGTCTCGAACAACTGAAACAATTCGACGAATCGAAAATCGGAGTCAAAGGACTTGTTGATAAAGGTCTCACTACCATACCCAATTTCTTCATCCACCCGGAACAACCAAACCAGGAACCCAAAACCCGACCCGGTAATTGCAAACACTCCATTCCCATCGTTGACTTCTCTGCTCCTCGGTCAACCGTCGTTGAACAAGTTCATCGTGCCTCAACGACCCTCGGATTCTTCCAGATTATCAATCACTCTGTTCCGGTAAACGCCATAAACAGAATCGTAGGTTCGATTAAATCGTTCAACGAACAGCCTGATGAATTGAAGATGAAGTATTACAGCAGGGATATTACTCGTGGATCAGCCTTCTCTACGAACTTCGACTTGTACAACTCGAAAGCTGCAAGCTGGAGGGATACGTTGCAAGTGAGGTTGGCTCCTATTTCGCCGGAGTGGGAGTATGTGCCGGAGGTGTGTAGGGAGTCGGTTGTTGAGTGGGATAAGGAAGTGGTAAAAATTGGGGATGAattgatgggtttgttgtgtgAAGGGTTAGGGGTGAAAAAGGAGAGATTGAAGGAATTGTCTTGTTTGAATGGAAGAGTTATGGCTGCACATTACTATCCATATTGTCCTCAGCCGGAGTTGACGAAAGGGCTGACGCCGCATACGGATCCCGGTGTGTTAACGGTGTTGGTGCAAAATGAAATGATTGGGTTGCAAGTGAAATTTGATGAAGATTGGGTGGATTTGAAGCCGATTCCGGGGGCTATTGTGATTAATATTGGTGATATTCTCCAGGTATATATACTCTTTACTTGCTTGTAATTAGACTTGTATAATTTGCATGCTTGGAGGACATTTTATATGTAGGGGTTAGACCGGGTTTAATAGCCCCTTATATGGTCTAGCCCTTCCCTAGACACTATGTATAGTGCACTGGACTTTCCttttgcccaattcggtgcacATGCACATGGGTCTGGATCTCTACTATTCTTTACTTAAATATAAGAACTTGGTTCACAGGATGAACTGTTACTGTGTCTGCCACACATTTGTACTAGTTGAACCAAAGCCCTGGGATGAGTTTAATCCAATCCATCGAACGGTGGTTTATGTTTGAGAGATGAATTTAATCGAATCCATGAGCTTATAAGACGTACTGTTTGTGTCTGGTGTCAATTTTTTTAGGACAAAGTTAGAACAATTCATAAGGTTAGTAAATATTTGAGGAATGAATATAATCAAGCCTATGAGCTTACTGGATGAATTTAGTCATGTTCTCATTTGGCCATGTTAAACTCAAAGCAGCTTTAGCTGTTGGACTTGGACCAGGATTGATCTGAAAAATGCAACATGTAGACTTTATCTAAGTTCAGATTCAATTCTTTTAGGATAAAGTTAAGATCATTTCCTGAACTTAAGAGACCATTTAGGTCAAAAGTGCGTCTGAGGTTTCTGCTGCTCTTCTTTTAGCATAGATGTATGTTTGACTCATTTATGGTTGTGCACGATTGATAATTATCTTTCATTGTGGTTTTTGGTTTCTGATTATAAAACCTATAGATGCATGATGGAAGAGGTGAGTGGTGACTAATGAATGATCTTGGTAGATGAATGAACTCTTTAAAATAGCTAGTTGCTTATGGAAAGTCCAATATGAGACAGCCTCAATGCCATTCAAGCAGGTGATTTTGTTGGTTTGGCTGATAAAGGAAGTACCTTTTGCTTAAGCATTTGCTTACCAAGGAAAAGAGAAGATTGGGGATGAATCTCCTGTTCTTATATGACACTTATATTTTTTAACGGTAAATGTGTGAAACTTGGAATATTTCACACCTTCTTAAGAGTAACTTGTAAGGTCGAATTTTTCTAATTGCTCCAACTATTATTAGTTGTTAGCTTCAGTAGATGCATTTGCATGTTGCTCCTAGAAGTaacaattttcaatttttggacGTTAACATATTGAACATTGTGTTTTCACTATTGGGAGGGTTCAAAATTGTTCATTTTATGGTTCACATAGTGTGGATTTGAGAGCATCCATGTGCCTTTGGCTATATATTAGTCACGAACTGATCTTATATTTTACTAGTTTAGGGAGAAGTTAAATTGCCTTTACAAAGGTGTCATACTAGAC
This sequence is a window from Solanum dulcamara chromosome 10, daSolDulc1.2, whole genome shotgun sequence. Protein-coding genes within it:
- the LOC129870391 gene encoding 1-aminocyclopropane-1-carboxylate oxidase homolog 4-like, which produces MSNSGPLNPSPVPNSDRLEQLKQFDESKIGVKGLVDKGLTTIPNFFIHPEQPNQEPKTRPGNCKHSIPIVDFSAPRSTVVEQVHRASTTLGFFQIINHSVPVNAINRIVGSIKSFNEQPDELKMKYYSRDITRGSAFSTNFDLYNSKAASWRDTLQVRLAPISPEWEYVPEVCRESVVEWDKEVVKIGDELMGLLCEGLGVKKERLKELSCLNGRVMAAHYYPYCPQPELTKGLTPHTDPGVLTVLVQNEMIGLQVKFDEDWVDLKPIPGAIVINIGDILQIISNDEYKSVEHRVLANPFQEPRVSVAIFFNPGQRENSFGPLPELISDEKPAVYREFMYKDYMGRFFSKELDGKTLTNYYRVSNQI